A DNA window from Mytilus edulis chromosome 14, xbMytEdul2.2, whole genome shotgun sequence contains the following coding sequences:
- the LOC139502950 gene encoding BTB/POZ domain-containing protein 6-like (The sequence of the model RefSeq protein was modified relative to this genomic sequence to represent the inferred CDS: added 28 bases not found in genome assembly), with protein sequence MTTHDGEEKDWQSGRSIAECNRYMFAHQLGCDVTFLVGNDSKPIPAHKYVLASRSSVFFAMFYGAVAETNEEIPIPDIEPEVFSTLLKYLYYDDLAVSGEQTASLMYAANKYCVTKVVRKCRKLLQEALTVDTVCSTMESAHLFDDHELHKKCLEMILLEPQKCLQSEAFLHLCPDCLMPIISSDDLIIDEATVLNVLLKWAETECRRQQLTVCDVNIKNVLGKVLYEVRFPVMDIQFFADKVGKRDILSKSERISVFTFLCGSSKSIPDDLFKTTPRGQRQLQTTIALQDPQTPQNTHTPQQRICLRFLRDGHVALRNENLWYVGQKSDKIDFSASKTIYIHGIILYGCGVESASYTVEATILRAGLSTTNLSKVHTKVAVNKEKTFNILFPKSIYIVPNIRYTITVIMQGPRTYWGEGGEEHVTSEGVKFEFSKTIGETNGTDTDHGQIPGLIFSK encoded by the exons ATGACAACACACGACGGGGAGGAGAAAGACTGGCAATCTGGTCGTTCTATTGCAGAATGTAACCGGTATATGTTCGCGCATCAGTTGGGATGTGACGTCACATTTCTTGTCGGAAACGATTCTAAGCCAATTCCAGCACATAAGTATGTCCTCGCTAGCAGAAGTTCTGTTTTCTTCGCCATGTTTTATGGAGCAGTAGCAGAAACAAATGAAGAGATTCCAATCCCAGATATAGAACCGGAAGTGTTTTCTACTCTGCTTAA ATATTTATACTACGACGATCTTGCAGTAAGTGGCGAGCAGACTGCTAGTTTAATGTATGCAGCAAATAAATACTGCGTGACAAAAGTAGTAAGAAAATGTCGCAAACTACTACAGGAAGCGCTGACAGTTGACACAGTATGTTCTACAATGGAGAGTGCGCATCTTTTTGACGACCACGAATTACACAAAAAATGTCTTGAGATGATTTTGCTAGAGCCTCAAAAATGTCTCCAGTCGGAAGCGTTTCTTCATTTATGTCCGGATTGCTTAATGCCGATTATATCGTCCGATGATCTTATAATCGACGAAGCCACAGTGCTAAATGTATTGTTAAAATGGGCGGAAACCGAATGTAGACGACAGCAACTCACCGTATGTGATGttaacataaagaatgttttGGGAAAAGTTTTGTACGAAGTCCGGTTTCCGGTGATGGATATTCAATTTTTCGCCGATAAAGTTGGCAAAAGAGATATACTTTCAAAGTCCGAGCGGATCAGCGTGTTTACTTTCCTATGCGGCTCTTCGAAGTCTATTCCTGATGACCTATTTAAAACAACTCCCCGGGGACAACGCCAACTTCAAACAACGATAGCCCTGCAAGACCCTCAAACTCCACAAAACACGCATACACCACAACAGAGGATATGTCTGCGATTTCTGCGTGATGGACATGTTGCGTTACGAAATGAAAATTTATGGTATGTAGGTCAAAAGTCAGACAAAATAGACTTTTCGGCATCCAAAACAATATACATTCATGGAATCATTCTATACGGTTGCGGAGTTGAATCCGCATCTTATACAGTCGAAGCCACCATTTTGAGAGCAGGACTTTCAACGACCAACCTTTCAAAAGTTCATACAAAAGTTGCAGTTAACAAAGAAAAGACATTCAACATCTTATTTCCAAAATCAATATACATAGTCCCAAACATTCGCTATACAATAACTGTAATAATGCAAGGACCTAGAACATACTGGGGAGAAGGCGGGGAAGAGCATGTGACATCAGAAGGAGTAAAATTTGAATTTAGCAAAACAATTGGAGAAACAAACGGAACTGATACTGATCATGGACA